taacgccatattaacagctcttaaatatattcaaagacacccgaaacgtaaacagtatataatctattcagactctctttcttgccttcaggctattaaaaatctttcttgtaaacatccacttttaatagaaattattgaactgtataataatcttgctactggccaatgcgacatcgtcttctgttggatacccagccatgtaggcatttctggtaacgcaatggccgatcttgctgcgaaggcagcactcaacaaatctgtgacaccacttcttattccctacactgattataaagctaccattagatcttatatccgtgatctgatgcagaagaagtgggacacccaagttggtataaataaattacatgagataaaaccttacattggttatacccacttgggttgtcagtccagatttgaagaggtcatactacgacgatgtcgtattggtcatacaaggtatacccatgcatacctgttaaaaggtgaggatcctccattttgtatcccttgtgatgagagagtcacggtcaagcatattctgcttgactgtgtcgaattctccatcacaagggatatgtattttacagttaaaacgatgaaggatctttttaccagcgttagttttcaattattgtttttttaaaataaattgattttttgattgaattgtgagcaatatgtttctgtaaaaagatgtattttaataattggtagtttggatttgtaacttgaattgttggtggctgtaccctcaaagggggttgaagtattgtaaattattgtcctcctgagagggtacgtaagtccaaaaacattcatagtaaatttaagtctaccaggcttttaatcgtagtattcctgttgttttaatttgggctagcatattgtacactcgccagcggctgaaggggtggtgtaaatctaactagggtccatgcaggtagcaaaggtactgtaagtccccatggttcctagtatggtgatctaccttctgttgctggcgatctatagcctgtttttatattgtattgtctgaatattgatattagttttaactttccaagctagttttaattcaaattgtgatactgtagttgttttactgtcctttgtcgacaggttttataacacacatatagtccttttcagtggtttgttcccgtcacgatatggctgaaatattgccgatgtgacgttaaatattaactcactcactcacccaagtgatgtgtcttttaacagtctaatatacgaaaacgtgattaTCGTTCCAGGTTTTTCActttgctgtatagtctcactggtcacccaagatagcacacctggcaactaattgcataatgtgcgtcattcttgttaaaaagttatttacttagccaataatgaacaatcaatcaatgtattggcggttaatcctatgaaaaaaagggtgttgttttacatagaaatAGACACgatagagtgtattcagtataaattagtaaatgtacatacataaacatgacaaatcccccatttaaatccccataaaactatgattacacgatcCCTTAATTAtatctgttataaattcattatctGAGGACAGTGatactaaatgatagtagattgtgagaacatatagctttcattcttctcaacagctttcgcgatttcagctTTGTACAAActtgtaaacgaaatagtttaacccctgaaatgtagatgaatactacacagaccctcatttctatgcCTACTATTAAGTTACGGAGatgcgccgctctgattggtttcgtttgcggctgagaattgtgcactgctgtcaaaaaggtcgattcaAGGCAATTACAGAtggaaatgagcagttttaatggcgggacttcatttataacgatgtcagcaattgattttgcatttgtaccctattagagtatatatgACCTTTAAATAATTAATTACCCTACGATTTATTGAACAAGGAATATAAACACTTTTGTCGCCTTATTCCACCCGTGCTTGGACAACATGACCCATTATCTATTAACAAGTTCATGAATGCTAGCAAACAGAACCTCACGGGCATAAACTGACAGTTTAATGATACACGCGAATGCACAAATGTCAACGCAGAGGTATGCAAACATTGTTTGTTGCGCTGGTCAATCTCACATCATTTCTAGTTTTGTTATGTTGTGCACAGGGTAAAACATAACTATTCCCTAAATCGATTTCAACTGCCATTGTGCCAACAACTGAATATGTAAAAGATGACTAGAATGAAAATACTGGCATACATTGCTCATGCTATTGTGCctttcagaaaaagaaaaaagataaCAACTACGGACCCCCAACACGATTTTAGTTAAAGCCTGTACAGAAGGAGACCAGTTCGGGGTTAAACTACTCTTATCAGGGGGCCTGGCCGACGTCAACACTAAAGATCTAAAAGGGAAGCCACCAGTGATGATTGCAGCAATGAATgggtatgaaaatatattcaccTTACGTGTAAAGGAAGGCGCCGATCTGACTCTAATCTGACTCTAAAGTGTTCAGTTTGCTTGTTTCCAACGAAGCCAATATTTCTCTGTTATGGCCCGAAACaggtgacaatatccttcatgtgGCTTGTAAAGGAGGTAATATGACGATAGTACAGTATGTTCTCAAACAGAACATTCTGGATATCAATTGGAAGACAGCGGACGGATTCACTCCAGCAATGATAGCCGCAAGTGGGGAACACAACGATGTTTTTAACCTTCTGGTAGAGAAAGGAGCTGATCTGACACTGATGGAAAATGATGGCAACAACATTCTACACCTTGACTGTTTATGGGGTAACATAGAGGTTGTTAAGTATGTCCTCACAAAGGACATTGTGGACATCAACGGTAGGTCCGTGTATGGGACCACTCCTGTCATACAAGCTGCTAAAGAGGGGCACAAAGAGGTGCTATATATGCTAAGCATTAACGGAGCAGATATGACCACAACGGATGAAAGCGGATCCAACATTCTACATTTGGCTGTTTCTAATGATCGTACAGAGTGtgcaagatacatcatcacacAGGACTTTGTGAACATCAACGCTTCAGATGATGAAGGCATGACGCCATTATTACTTGCTGCATTTGAGGGAAATGGAGATGTGTTTGCTTTACTAGTGAGAAAAGGAGCTGATCTGACAAGTGTAGATGCCGATGGGGATAACATTCTTCTGAATGCCTGTGTTGGAGGAAATGTGGACATAGTGAAGTATCTTCTAACATTGAAGGACATTGTCAACGACATTAACAAGAGGGGAAAAAATGGCTTGACACCAGCGATGGTTGTAGCACGACACTAACAACGACACTATCCTCCATTTGGCCTGTGATGGCAATGTCCAGACATTTGAACATCTCCTGTCCTATAACGCTGTGGATATCAACACAAGGGGGGCAAATGGCAGGACACCACTCCTGGCGGCGGCAGCCTGTGGGAATATACTTGTAGTTGATGAACTGTTGAAGAAAGGAGCTAACGCGTCCATGACAGATAATGAAgataacaacatccttcatttggGAGCTGAATGGAGTGTGGATATGGGGAATCATATCCTTTCAAAATCGATTGTAAATGAGAGcgttaaaaacaaacatggattaAGTGGGGCGCAAATTTTAGAGAGAAGCATACCTATCCAATTTGTAGGTTTAGAAGGAATATGAAAAGTCAGCGATAATCTGTTCTCTGATAGCTTTAGAAAATAGACTTTCAAAAATGAATGTGTTAATATACCTAGAAGCTCAGATATGAACAGATGGCACTTCCGTCAATTTCGTACTCAgcatttatgaaatatgtatctTTAATGCAAGGTGGAGCTGTTAGTATGGACCAGCTGGAGGTTGCAACCACACTCCTAGTTACAATGAAGTACAGCCGCCAGAATGGTCACTCAGCCTCGCCAGACTGTCCAGATCACGCCTATATTACACTACCTGCACTGGCATCACATATCACATGAGAAACCTTCAAGCCTTTCTCTTACGGCCTAAGGgacaaaaaacatttcatattttctatCATTCTGTCCAAAAGCACTTATATGTTTTCTCAGGAACATCCACCCATTTCATACCCAGCTTTCACAACTAATATTTTACTCAGCTTATGACAGTGTGGAACTTTTTTATTGACTTCTTAGTTGCAATAAACAGTTACAGAACGCAGCCGCCAATAACGCCAGAACGCGGCCGCCAGAATGGTGAGGTATTCTCGGAATACGGATCCAACCACAAACTCCATACATATAAAACAGTTGCAATAAAAAAGGTGACAATTAATAACGTCTGTTCTTCTTCATCTTACCAACTATTTGCCACCGTAAGTTTGAACGTCAAGAAACCACAGCATTCAAGTGGCAGACATGCAGGCTGAATGTTAGCgaaaaagaaatgataaatacTCAAGTCATAAGACACAGCGATAAATTACATGTGTGCTGGCAGCATAACATAAGGTACCGTGCATATTTAATTTGTATGGAGAATCTCAACCAAGTCTTTATTGATATCAGATAGATCACCACGAGTAACGACAAAGTAACAAAGACTTGACCAGAATATTttgagtctttgaagggcatttagaagtgagatgcataagaatgaagattttatggatatcaacttctttatatgagaacacaacgtttcggagttaatgcttactccttcatcaggtgattgagaatggggtacagagctatatttatatgtgcagGTAAAACAattacaaagtaacaagtggaatgaattaacgaaagctggaagccagtataaacaagcgctgattggaacccgacagttatgataacacaatgatagaagccaatggtaatacattacagatgatgggatatgtttacataacacaggtagggggtaaggacgatgtacatgattggggataaggatggaagccaatggtggatgatgtttacataacatatgattggggattaaggatgatgtacatgtctgcatgagggttgatgggcatgtttacatgggggttgatgatgtacaaacacaagtagataaggatgtactcgggtagattagctatacatgaattacatagatagaatgtacacagatagatgagattaatttattaataagtcccaggcacttggtaggtacactccttggtcacggttgatggctggtttctgtctccggatctcgatggcttcttgcagtttcctttggcgccagttgttgttgttggtagatagtatcctagtgtcctcccatcggattgaatgtctagggttcttgagaatgtgttcagagatggccgatttctggtcgagtttgctgacagaggtctggtgttccttcattctggtgttgattggtctcagcgtctCTCcaattggccacgatttctcgttatggaaactcttgacaaatcacctattaAATTAAATCCTTTTACAGTATCAAAAGGTATATATGGTATTGCGGGTGAGGTCAGAAATGTCAGGCAATTACGTTCAGGCCCTCTCCTTATAGAGTGTAATCGgaaacaacaatccaccaacctgatgtctaccGTTGGAGTTCCGGTCTCAATTTCCCCTCACAGGACGCTgaatacgagcaaagggattgtcagagacagagatcgactgttttctgatatgtcagaacttgatatagcgGCAGATATGAAAGAGCAAGGAGTGATTTTGatcaaaagatttacaacacgaataaactctgaaacaaaacctactaatacttatcttttccatttttcgtcaccaaccattccaaaatcagttagagcaggatattgcaatctcagtgttgatacctatattcccaatccactgagatgtttcaaatgtcaaaagtatggacacggtgtcactacatgtactaactcggtaacatgcgctcattgcagtgagaaaactcatgttactgaggattacaataacaacattaaaaatgtgcaaactgctctgggacacattcatctttctcgaaacaatgtcccatctggattcaacaaatggaaataaacaaaattaagttcacgcaaaatgttagttttgctgatgccaagaaacttgttctttccCCAACAGACCAGACCACTTCTTATGCCTCAGTTGCGAGAATACCCTCTGCCGCAAGTCACAAAGCAACTGTATCCACTTCGTCAATGGAGTGCCAAACTGATCTGACAGTGGTGGATACagagaaacctgaaatatacacaccaaaccagtcgacccagaccgctaaatcacttccaaaaacacttgCTCCATTTCAATCACGGTCATCGTCTCAAGAAcaatcctcctcatcatcactgCCTATGCCTAAGCCTCAATCACAAAATAATGGGAAAGATATTACcaacaataaaatcaaaaccaaaaatgacatacaaaaatgtcaaagtagcagaacctccaaaggttcaaatgacaccatcaaactttttaataagtttggatccttagaagacatggatgtgtccgaaaacgtCCAAAGCAGGGCGCATAGATTGTCGCCCTCTAGGaaatcaaggggtagatcccaataaatcccccaaagaaatagtttcttcatatattattcagtggaattgcaggggcctaacgactaatcttaatgagcttcacctattagtccaagactttacaccatcagcattctgcttgcaagaaacgtatctaaagcagacaaatacttttaacttgcgtcaatataatgcatatcatcacttttccccacctggtgatagagccactggaggatcttcaatccttgtaagacatgatgttattcacagtcctgtaaaactcaaaactaatcttcaagccgttgcagtgcgaatgactttgaacattacgcttacgctatgttcattgtacattccgccttcatcaactcttatgcaggctgatctacaaactctctacgatcaattacccaaaccatgtatactcATGGGTAATTTAAATGGGCAaaacccactttggggtggtgTAATCACGACCACTGAAGGTCAgcttctggaggatttcatttcaaataataatttatgtatatataatgatggtaccaatacatatttacatcctggcacagggaTATATACAGGTCTTTATTTGTCATTAACTGACCCCAACTTACTAAATgatttcgaatggtcagtccacaatgacctctgtggaagtgaccattttcctactatactgaaatctgaaacaccatctgatgttcctccatcatcaagatggaattttaaaaaggctgactggcctttttatgaaacgttgtgtgctgccaggcttcaacctgaatattttattgatgttcctgacgctaacaaaaggttttctgatgaactaaaatctatagctgatgaatgtataccaaagtcctatgcagttccacacataagaaaaccatgcaacatatgtcatatttgggatttcactttcttagtaaagtacaaattctagtacttttttcggttgagtcccatccgggattccaacccgcaccttcagagtcaggtacctaatcgACAGCACagaaagtcagccgcctagcccgctcagccaccgcgacttccacaaaaatgaaagtcggacaactggtagtttagactgcgtactttgtgtacccatctgatgagtgtaaattggcacggctcccacggtcgaaagctatgattacacgatgccatttagaaagtggtcaaatgcaacatatgtcatatttgggatttcactttcttagtaaagtacaaattctagtacttttttcggttggcacccgtggcgagccacctcctcgtggtgggtgctgggtaacgcgaagagctcgccgacacccccgtagtggacccggggggatatttggtccaccaacccgtttgccgtgggttgccgccctgtgtcggtggaggacgggatcctggtggttgagagcatgggagcaggactattgctcctattgctcaacacaccactttggccctgacttcacctagacgggtggttgaatgggcccggttcaaccaatcggctggtcatgctaagccctgtacatgtaaatgttgttcacaaatttgagaaaatatttaattttttgtcttggcttcatgatgattcatttgtatttcgattgtacaattcaaatttcgtaacttgtcctatgtccagaaggcagtggctcatgggccaatcaagtggaataaatacttttgtgttattctgcttgagtatatcatccgggtatccttggtgctgcaggcaggaaacccgcctgcttttggatgatgaaacaatataaacttacaatggcttacgaaactcccctcaaaaaaacaaaacgtcctcttgatactactgatcctgatgttgaagaccaaggactgtccacatccattgactactggccacggtttattgtaattgagaccactgacaacactccattaaagctgaacccttttgcggtatcaaaaggcatacagggcattgcaggtgatgttagaaacgttagacatttacgaacaggttctttgcttgttgagAGTAATAGGAGGGAACAGGCAACcaatctcctttcaacaaaatcatttgtaggcattccagtgtcagtctctcctcaccgtactcttaacactagtaagggtattgtgagagaccgtgatagactatttgctgatatgctggaaacTGACATTGCTGCAGAGATGAGggaccaaggtgtgttatttgtcaaacgtttcacaacccgaagaaacaaccagatccaacaaaccaacacctatttattttcattttccactccaacGGCTCCAACGGCTCTCAATAAACGCCGGCTACTGTCAgatcaaagtggaaacgtttattcctaatccactcagatgtttcaagtgtcaaaagtatggtcacggtgtaaattcctgcacattgtctgttgtgtgtgctcactgcggtgagaagacccacacaatagaagattgtgacagtaattacaagaaatgcaccaattgttcaggagaccattcgtctttttcaaaagagtgtccgatttTGAAGTgccagatggaaataaacaaactaaaatttactcaaaatatcagctttgccgagcgaaacaacttgtttgccgtgggttgccgccctgtgtcggtggaggacgggatcctggtggttgagagcatgggagcaggactattgctcctattgctcaacacaccactttggccctgacttcacctagacgggtggttgaatgggcccggttcaaccaatcggctggtcatgctaagccctgtacatgtaaatgttgttcacaaatttgagaaaatatttaattttttgtcttggcttcatgatgattcatttgtatttcgattgtacaattcaaatttcgtaacttgtcctatgtccagaaggcagtggctcatgggccaatcaagtggaataaatacttttgtgttattctgcttgagtatatcatccgggtatccttggtgctgcaggcaggaaacccgcctgcttttggatgatgaaacaatataaacttacaatggcttacgaaactcccctcaaaaaaacaaaacgtcctcttgatactactgatcctgatgttgaagaccaaggactgtccacatccattgactactggccacggtttattgtaattgagaccactgacaacactccattaaaactgaacccttttgcggtatcaaaaggcatacagggcattgcaggtgatgttagaaacgttagacatttacgaacaggttctttgcttgttgagAGTAATAGGAGGGAACAGGCAACcaatctcctttcaacaaaatcatttgtaggcattccagtgtcagtctctcctcaccgtactcttaacactagtaagggtattgtgagagaccgtgatagactatttgctgatatgctggaaacTGACATTGCTGCAGAGATGAGggaccaaggtgtgttatttgtcaaacgtttcacaacccgaagaaacaaccagatccaacaaaccaacacctatttattttcattttccactccaacGGCTCCAACGGCTCTCAATAAACGCCGGCTACTGTCAgatcaaagtggaaacgtttattcctaatccactcagatgtttcaagtgtcaaaagtatggtcacggtgtaaattcctgcacattgtctgttgtgtgtgctcactgcggtgagaagacccacacaatagaagattgtgacagtaattacaagaaatgcaccaattgttcaggagaccattcgtctttttcaaaagagtgtccgatttggaagtgccagatggaaataaacaaactaaaatttactcaaaatatcagctttgccgagcgaaacaacttgttcaaagaCGCGATCCACACgaaacatatgcttctaaaGCAAAACAATCATCTGAACCATCCTCTAAGGCTTCTAAGtcttcttcagctgctcaaacaaacttgacttgggtgcacactgattccccagaggttttttcacccgctatttccactcagaccgctgagctacttcctcgcatgtcgcaaagtcaatcagggccagcttcggattcatcatcacagccacctgcaaggtctcaatctttgtcaaatgtccaacacattcctaaaggaaaaactaaacctatgcctgattcttcaaaaaagcaaagtggcagagccccaaaagggtctgaaaacagaattaagctttataataaatacggatcacttgaggacatggacgtgtccgaaaacgtccaatcaagggcacacagcttgtcgccctcaaaaaagtacagggtagatccccaatcaacccg
The window above is part of the Haliotis asinina isolate JCU_RB_2024 chromosome 1, JCU_Hal_asi_v2, whole genome shotgun sequence genome. Proteins encoded here:
- the LOC137273849 gene encoding putative ankyrin repeat protein RF_0381 yields the protein MTIVQYVLKQNILDINWKTADGFTPAMIAASGEHNDVFNLLVEKGADLTLMENDGNNILHLDCLWGNIEVVKYVLTKDIVDINGRSVYGTTPVIQAAKEGHKEVLYMLSINGADMTTTDESGSNILHLAVSNDRTECARYIITQDFVNINASDDEGMTPLLLAAFEGNGDVFALLVRKGADLTSVDADGDNILLNACVGGNVDIVKYLLTLKDIVNDINKRGKNGLTPAMVVARH